From Penicillium psychrofluorescens genome assembly, chromosome: 1, one genomic window encodes:
- a CDS encoding uncharacterized protein (ID:PFLUO_001892-T1.cds;~source:funannotate) produces the protein MLRKKFLWSTPINTPELSPASSDSDSDSDMDSSSRPVSLAVSVGAFGPMRPTLKEILANTAPPPYTLSAFMAYLSQNHCLETLEFTLEAKRYRETYYNSLGQRGQVVLAPNSPEGQHLRMLWQRLLTAYIFPGAPREINLSSEVRDALLRHINISSPPPPETLDSAVKRIHDLMEESIFLPFLNSQVASPSMGPLSDTPPGPEDHITLSTACLDENPVKRVRSWARRTSPQSSTKDLSSPVHGHHAGRSNLSLSAVHHVIGKRASGPFSSASGDSCLTDESSSPQSSPTVEEPITPMTPPTTPPANEPNMPVSSPRGRTDNPWKKMGMKLGFKKRSGGASRDPRILGLDDQL, from the coding sequence ATGCTGAGGAAGAAGTTTCTCTGGTCTACACCCATCAACACTCCCGAACTCTCTCCTgcctcctccgacagcgaTTCGGACTCGGACATGGACTCCTCTTCCCGACCGGTCAGCCTGGCCGTCTCGGTGGGAGCCTTTGGCCCTATGCGTCCGACCCTGAAAGAAATTCTGGCCAACACCGCTCCCCCACCCTACACCCTGAGTGCATTCATGGCCTATCTCTCACAAAACCACTGTCTCGAAACTCTGGAATTCACCCTAGAGGCCAAACGGTATCGCGAAACCTATTACAATAGTCTCGGTCAACGCGGCCAGGTCGTATTGGCCCCCAACAGCCCCGAAGGCCAACACCTCCGCATGTTGTGGCAGCGCCTCCTCACAGCCTACATCTTTCCCGGCGCCCCACGAGAGATCAATCTGTCGAGCGAAGTCCGCGATGCCCTCCTGCGCCACATCAACATCTCCtcgccaccaccgcccgAAACCCTCGACTCGGCGGTCAAACGCATCCACGATCTCATGGAGGAGTCGATCTTCCTACCCTTCTTGAACAGCCAAGTCGCCTCGCCGTCCATGGGTCCGTTGTCCGATACGCCCCCTGGGCCCGAAGACCACATCACCCTGTCCACCGCGTGCCTGGATGAAAACCCCGTCAAGCGCGTCCGCTCATGGGCCAGGCGGACATCCCCACAGTCATCAACCAAGGACCTCTCATCCCCGGTCCACGGCCATCATGCCGGTCGCTCGAATCTGTCCCTGAGTGCCGTCCACCACGTCATTGGCAAACGCGCCTCGGGTCCCTTCTCGAGCGCCAGTGGCGATTCCTGCCTGACCGATGAGTCCAGCAGTCCGCAGTCTAGTCCAACGGTTGAAGAGCCCATCACTCCCATGACTCCTCCGACCACCCCGCCGGCCAACGAACCCAATATGCCCGTGTCTAGCCCGAGGGGTCGCACGGACAAcccatggaagaagatgggcATGAAGCTGGGTTTCAAGAAGCGATCCGGTGGCGCGAGCCGCGACCCCAGGATTTTGGGGCTGGACGATCAGCTTTGA
- a CDS encoding uncharacterized protein (ID:PFLUO_001893-T1.cds;~source:funannotate), which produces MDSFAGNRLTFQETDEADTAITAFIYSEHDDGASKQPAGRVDVMNPSTAATTSWLDQPLIKSLSDVFLPSGYPHSVSEDYLPYQIFSQIKDSLQAFCSSIAGLLSSRAVLQGVGVGNADASPTSALLLHILQDSSGRVATILFAHRVGTALEPECKTYRLAADVFNDIAMILDCLSPGVPAGYMRVTVLSTAGVLRALCGVAGGSSKASLSAHFARWGNLAELNAKDSSQETVISLVGMLVGSLVVSHVTSLSTTWAALLFLLGLHLSMNYAAVRAVQMTSLNRQRANIVFSTLLSSDPDLNIEALASGSGSTIQEKKKRVSRSSSLKTTPEKWKLLTPAEVAEQERIFPKDGALEWISYQPEKQHQPIKQNIGSAAIGVPLSKFFGDTNTSTSSTKGIISSTSSSFKTSLPITQLSTLFEEEAYLFFPCPSPSKKGRWHASILLKKGCSKQDRLKAWAHALLAVWVLNGQKDANDPAQILDIVSRTLAFMSEQSRFERYMMALAAVGWDLDVAALETSGGRRVCF; this is translated from the exons ATGGATTCGTTCGCGGGCAACCGGTTGACCTTCCAGGAGACTGACGAGGCTGATACTGCTATTACTGCTTTCATTTATTCGGAGCACGATGATGGGGCGTCGAAGCAGCCCGCCGGCCGGGTGGATGTCATG AAtccatccaccgcggccacTACTTCATGGCTCGATCAGCCCCTGATCAAATCGCTCAGCGatgtctttcttccatcgGGGTATCCGCATAGTGTGAGCGAGGACTATCTCCC ATATCAAATCTTT AGCCAAATCAAGGATTCACTGCAAGCATTCTGCAGCTCCATTGCAGGTCTCTTATCCTCCAGAGCCGTGCTACAAG gagtcggagtcggcAATGCGGACGCCTCACCCACCTCCGCACTCCTCCTGCACATCCTGCAAGACTCCTCTGGCCGGGTGGCAACAATCTTATTCGCACACCGGGTGGGCACCGCCCTGGAACCAGAATGCAAGACGTACCGACTAGCAGCCGATGTGTTCAACGACATCGCCATGATTCTAGACTGTCTGTCACCCGGTGTACCCGCTGGGTACATGCGTGTGACTGTTCTCAGCACGGCGGGGGTGTTGAGGGCGCTGTGTGGTGTTGCAGGTGGGAGTTCGAAGGCGAGTCTCAGTGCGCATTTCGCCAGGTGGGGGAATTTGGCGGAGCTTAATGCC AAAGATTCGTCGCAGGAGACCGTTATCTCGCTGGTCGGGATGCTG GTCGGTTCTCTAGTCGTCTCCCATGTAACGAGCCTGAGCACTACATGGGCAGCActgctcttccttctcggacTGCATCTTAGCATGAACTACGCCGCCGTGCGAGCCGTGCAGATGACCAGCCTGAACAGACAACGAGCCAACATCGTCTTCTCAACGCTCCTCAGCTCAGACCCCGATCTGAACATCGAAGCACTCGCCTCTGGCTCCGGCTCTACGattcaagaaaagaaaaaacgTGTCTCgaggtcatcatcattaaAGACAACCCCCGAGAAATGGAAACTCCTCACGCCCGCCGAAGTAGCAGAGCAAGAACGCATCTTCCCCAAAGACGGAGCCCTCGAATGGATCTCCTACCAGCCAGAGAAGCAGCACCAGCCCATAAAACAGAACATCGGCAGCGCAGCCATCGGTGTCCCCTTGTCCAAATTCTTCGGGGATACCAATACCAGCACCTCAAGCACGAAAGGGATTATATCctcaacatcatcatcattcaaAACATCCCTCCCAATAACCCAACTATCCACCctcttcgaggaagaagcatACCTCTTCTTTCCGTGCCCATCACCATCGAAGAAAGGAAGATGGCACGCCTCGATCCTGCTGAAAAAGGGTTGTTCAAAACAGGATCGCTTAAAAGCGTGGGCGCACGCCCTGCTCGCTGTCTGGGTACTGAATGGGCAGAAAGATGCGAATGATCCTGCGCAGATACTGGATATTGTCTCGCGCACTTTGGCGTTCATGTCGGAACAGTCTCGCTTTGAGCGGTATATGATGGCTCTGGCCGCGGTTGGGTGGGATTTGGATGTTGCGGCTTTGGAGACGAGTGGTGGGAGGCGGGTTTGTTTTTAG
- a CDS encoding uncharacterized protein (ID:PFLUO_001894-T1.cds;~source:funannotate): MRATIALRNAARTPLIRFVGKRSVPQAVDHSPRVHPASPTGALPDSFATYRVKAQQHGPLGRAQFSGAIGGQSGASLGPVRPQTGAFFDRTDLPPRFSRLPWSEAEIEAVETGGASMFA, from the exons ATGCGTGCTACCATCGCTCTCCGTAACGCCGCCCGGACTCCTCTGATCCGGTTCGTGGGCAAGCGGTCCGTCCCTC AGGCTGTCGACCACTCTCCTCGCGTTCACCCCGCCTCTCCCACCGGTGCGCTCCCGGACTCGTTCGCTACCTACCGCGTCaaggcccagcagcacggCCCGCTCGGCCGCGCCCAGTTCAGCGGCGCCATTGGCGGCCAGTCGGGCGCGTCCCTGGGCCCAGTCCGGCCGCAGACGGGCGCGTTCTTCGATCGCACCGACCTGCCCCCGCGCTTCAGCCGTCTCCCCTGGAGCGAGGCGGAGATTGAGGCCGTGGAGACCGGAGGTGCTAGCATGTTCGCCTAA
- a CDS encoding uncharacterized protein (ID:PFLUO_001895-T1.cds;~source:funannotate): MHELLLFASVPVHQRHELLQQLAGLTAMQPRHCLERRLIFKAYRKPGLVTVRTGASQDLQSAELQRLNKMLNGGMYYTQVVGSVSEMDFGGAGAAPPGPDDTAMTDTNDDANAPPADQYDYAHQPWRLEFRDIPEAGTRSAVTARVMSSAALPRGDIVPPMNAWGYSFVTEYVVEGDVFIHNDIVIFLHRVLHYPTTDQEYREPRRQLPVFKDMAPLEKSGSYVLQASITVQDGSNQETMKTASQHLFGLREQLKSAVRLEQADRLSLDTRAK, encoded by the exons ATGCacgagctgctgctgttcGCCTCGGTCCCGGTGCACCAGCGTCAtgagctgctccagcagctggccgGGCTGACGGCCATGCAGCCTCGCCATTGCCTGGAGCGCAGGCTGATCTTCAAGGCCTACCGCAAACCGGGCCTGGTCACGGTGCGCACGGGAGCCAGCCAGGATCTGCAATCGGCCGAGCTACAGCGCCTGAACAAGATGCTCAATGGGGGCATGTACTACACCCAGGTGGTCGGCTCCGTCTCGGAGATGGACTTTGgcggtgccggtgctgcgcCGCCGGGCCCCGACGACACGGCCATGACAGACACGAACGATGACGCCAATGCCCCCCCAGCAGACCAATATGACTATGCCCATCAGCCGTGGCGTCTGGAGTTTCGTGATATCCCGGAGGCTGGCACCAGGTCCGCCGTCACGGCGCGGGTCATGTCCAGTGCGGCGTTGCCTCGGGGGGACATCGTACCACCGATGAATGCGTGGGGTTACAG CTTTGTTACCGAATACGTTGTGGAAGGCGATGTTTTCATCCACAATGACATTGTCATTTTCTTGCACCGCGTACTGCACTACCCGACGACTGACCAGGAATATCGGGAGCCTCGGCGGCAGTTGCCTGTATTCAAGGATATGGCCCCGCTAGAGAAGAGTGGCAGCTATGTGTTGCAGGCGTCCATCACGGTCCAGGATGGCAGCAACCAggagacgatgaagacggccTCGCAGCATCTGTTTGGGCTGCGCGAGCAGCTGAAGTCGGCGGTGCGTCTGGAGCAGGCGGACCGTCTGTCCTTGGATACGAGGGCCAAATAG
- a CDS encoding uncharacterized protein (ID:PFLUO_001896-T1.cds;~source:funannotate): MSSFFTPTSQKKPEPITWRVVRNSLVIGRYAPDGKTAQPPAAGQRKIAAFDLDSTLITTKSGNTFAKSATDWKWWHASVPNRLKELNSQGYLLFSYYQYPADLFVGPRFQVVVVSNQKKISLKKDLKGGHSDSKSLATFKEKTTAVMTQLEVPLSVYAATENDEYRKPRMGMWREFLDDYDLDVAGVDLSGSVFVGDAAGRPGDHSSTDRGFAANIGIPFKTPEEFFLEQASDPLTEVFDPSLYTKSSLDQPVPKPFSRKHTLELVIFCGSPGAGKSTFYWNHMEPLGYERVNQDKLGTRPKCLKVAREHLEAKKSVAVDNTNADVETRAYWTSLAKELKVPIRCVQFISSPELCRHNNAVRAANKELNPESRTSVPGIAFGSFASRFKEPTLDEGFEDIIPVRFQFQGSEDARKVWGQYWI; this comes from the exons ATGTCCTCTTTTTTCACTCCAACCTCACAGAAGAAGCCTGAGCCCATAACCTGGCGCGTCGTTCGCAACAGCTTGGTCATCGGCAGGTACGCACCAGATGGCAAGACTGCacaaccaccagcagcaggacaGCGAAAGATCGCTGCGTTCGATCTG GACTCGACTCTCATCACAACCAAGTCGGGGAACACATTCGCCAAATCCGCAACGGATTGGAAATGGTGGCACGCTTCCGTGCCAAACCGTCTAAAAGAACTCAACTCTCAGGGGTATTTACTATTCTCCTACTATCAATACCCCGCTGATTTGTTTGTCGGTCCTAGATTCCAGGTCGTCGTGGTCTCAAACCAGAAAAAGATCAGCCTCAAAAAGGACCTGAAAGGTGGACACAGCGACTCGAAGAGTCTTGCTACGTTTAAGGAGAAAACGACTGCTGTCATGACTCAACTCGAAGTGCCCTTGAGTGTCTACGCCGCTACCGAGAATGACGAGTACCGCAAGCCTCGTATGGGCATGTGGCGTGAGTTCCTAGACGATTATGATCTCGATGTTGCGGGTGTGGACTTGTCTGGGTCTGTGTTTgttggtgatgctgctggacGGCCTGGTGATCACTCTTCTACGGATCG TGGTTTCGCTGCGAATATCGGGATACCATTCAAGACGCCAGAGGAGTTTTTCCTTGAGCAAGCTTCGGATCCGTTGACTGAAGTCTTTGATCCGTCGTTATACACGAAGTCGAGCTTAGATCAACCTG TCCCAAAACCGTTCTCCCGAAAACACACTCTTGAGCTCGTCATCTTTTGCGGCAGTCCTGGCGCAGGGAAATCCACATTTTACTGGAATCACATGGAACCGCTGGGCTACGAGCGTGTCAACCAGGATAAACTCGGAACA CGTCCGAAATGCCTCAAGGTTGCCCGAGAGCATCTCGAAGCAAAAAAGTCCGTCGCAGTTG ACAATACAAACGCCGACGTTGAAACAAGAGCCTACTGGACATCACTAGCAAAGGAACTAAAAGTACCTATCCGCTGCGTGCAATTTATATCATCCCCTGAGCTGTGCCGGCATAACAATGCCGTTCGAGCAGCGAACAAGGAACTA AATCCCGAATCCCGCACCTCCGTACCAGGCATTGCTTTCGGAAGCTTCGCGAGCCGTTTCAAGGAACCAACCCTCGACGAGGGTTTCGAGGACATCATCCCCGTCCGGTTCCAGTTCCAAGGGAGTGAAGATGCACGCAAGGTGTGGGGTCAATACTGGATATAG